In the Plasmodium chabaudi chabaudi strain AS genome assembly, chromosome: 13 genome, one interval contains:
- a CDS encoding reticulocyte binding protein, putative produces MKKFIYITTTYIVLFASLEGTYGRRIETEKKNHDTQLNNFYLYHNLGGNLNDSNPSNEKHDNNKNDVISDNKFIQPHSITYFGNQKDTANNEITLYNDYTNQNDFDTFKSFNNDNEKENRRETIVKSSFIQKFIHPSFDHSLYNKIDIIYGTSYANENLEFFYVNLVVACELQNLLSMNTYARSKPVIESTRAKLRQVDGNIAKTIKECENIKKQLINAMLNFQNPLFEFYKKRIHGYYNPYAGPQIEYVKCMLPRYTNLKRQVDDAIAIMKPEYDYLTYYRYKTVDYFYKKYAISTKQHIITHLNNLKNYTVINDNETVPHIKSLIEILKSEGEHESLAAKLFFLEKQIEDAINKSRIYVEKCKLSDSLMNDYLKDSQISHYYYELLDKITLIANRRSIFMYNFNNLKSLETVYKYQKEVLNRFVKTLGSLLIEKPDPNNDQIFKDDFDEFDKPIPKSNFTELETKFFEIFKQKWDSYDNEKTLGKNGNQDNNVSLILQHMTKFKDLIDTMESYKTKDVLSKEEVLSRIDTHLNKKNYKEIENGLKESYKLTKEWKKLKHEIKTKLEEDNAKALQLETEIKDLFKTYLEINGEAIRLNTLKFELKEKIQNISDKNEYVKKAIDLKKVVENNNAYIDELAKISPYHVTEYVNKKDKIYSTINSELSKIYQGDLDALYNQLSSVVKENAIDNTEDKTELENLKSKIHEEYNKIQTMETEAVKLNLSTIESKKNELSTIIAEMKKHIYEKLNNELNTKLEDFKNKKNQLSNNISDYSNYNDELNKYKSKISEIKNQYNDQSNIDNIKDEDAKQNYEQSKEYAKTISAKEDEISKTINEIKHMKGDILNKVNVFADLENNHKEKINPQHESFAELVNKIKSEISDDQLNGYEKNFNDSKSLINETKKSIEEEYQNMNILKKVNGYLKVCKNTTESIEIFRNKQKKLNEMLNQNIETIKNCNLIEKSYTNKFGNTLTDKKTELEKTFTELSLSNYETSNNELIKYFNDLKQNLGTSKGKTLYQQFAENEKATNGIEQKNINANKNISNIEMVIHTSIYNISDEIEKLIGTNIELLNKEILKKAETSITNFNEIKQKLKHYNFDDFAKEENKKYADEITKIKNHINTLDQKVDQNIQKLTEIKNQSEKYAGETKMQITTSEDVTDKTKYNKDPKEIEKKTQNIVTKIDNKKNIYDNMKKLLNEIAEIEKDKTSLEEVKNINMSYGKSLNKLFLDKIDEEKKRSENMIKSMEQCKKDFDDIKNKQNIAEEQTLDSQYSKFNELHTISQDNEKYFSDIREKSLKLTEESYEKSNINDIKKTLQAHLLDAQKHNNDINLYLSEITNLYNIFKLNNIQNIIDEVKGYTKKIEEYNKNVKSELDKSAALIKTIKENSNLETCKSKIETTVDAKDVNECIKNVTESKNYILNEESNNNTYFKNAKENNENVSLLFKNIEMANNKAQHILETKKDSNISNKDDNINELKANMEKSKNYKDESDENAKQAEKNKNLFEQYKKDVTELLDKYSKLAIKNNVAQTKEDSNVIISEIKELHKQITLRAKESEQKINNIKEEKFSIEDNSANNNKSNQAAIGIQTSLENLENKLLKITNIKIKINDCLTETERIEKQISSSSINSHDTELSSLKTFLESLKDQKKNIEEQKTELDNLDPEIKSIENDVDHHKKNYEIGIIEKIKDTATTNKDELESIKTSIESTIQNVISSFNANDLEGIKINENVEKYNTEINDIYEEFIKSYNIMTDCLETVSKESITYAQIKNTRITAQNELLKIIENKKKSNSYLDNVKIKEVDRIITHFKNKLDNVKDKFTSEYSNINKGFEDISKSIENVKTSTDENSLFDILKQTKNAYMGMIGKTYYSYKDEAENIFKNMVKLAQSLNIQIQNNSGINLFDNVNIAVLSSLSSETKDTLKFIPSPENESEMYTKIRNSYDTLLDIFKKSQDTHKKEQDTLNIMNKNQHLYEKIHASNELKGALSDTKYKKEKTLNDVKLVLHKFDELNQLTCDSQNYDTLLELSNQNQIKTQIDNYEQEKRKFGMDFNVATVEEKLDNIIKSIEKLENDHDSSEKSDSNIQPNDQLNEMTELFNTEVKIIENKIIEKNGLIDKLTKMRKECLLFSYTTLVETLKSKVSNYSEFITSATKFSKEYLEYINNSTDSLNDDIDTLQTKYNLNQTNKHMASNIAHITNDNNSLIEKEKEATQTINNLTKLFTIDFQNADANMLYNNKLQMTYFYSQLQKSIESIKQLYRKVRAFKLSNIYLINEKYSDVSKQFDNILQLQKNKLTENLNNLKEIEQYVSDKKRIFLYTANENTDFNTLKEVYDNIISLENKANDIEKVNNKENENIMLYTDTITKLTEKIQDILNFVTTHENDNNIIKQHIQDIDENDVSKIKEILKTTIQSFQQIQNKINEIKDQFYGNNNINSIIITISQNANYVKTLFSKDLTIENELTKIQNRLENNKNAAFENRSEQIAKYVNTIHNYVEQQFNKIENNPNQNEINSTMENIRNYNNKSKVKLQQISNYINEYASIITEITNLIALIKSKYGNNSISYKLAIKHEKDAKNIFSDLNKSQHILTQSINKNNNSIEDLGYKKQGIHNNNNLHTINKHQEISQIKYPNNTYHNDNDDAKYKNYHHSNSDKTGSSKTKRSGDSIKYAGTIAVGLVACYAIANFNKKDDTNDVDLENDEGFCHEAESKYFEREDEVIEINMNEDY; encoded by the coding sequence tttataaGAAGCGCATTCATGGTTATTATAATCCATATGCAGGCCCCCAAATAGAATATGTAAAGTGCATGCTTCCACGATATACAAATCTAAAACGCCAAGTAGATGATGCTATTGCAATTATGAAACCCGaatatgattatttaacttattatagatataaaactgtagattatttttataaaaaatatgctatATCTACAAAACAACATATTATTACTCACttgaataatttaaaaaattatacggTGATCAATGATAACGAAACTGTTCCACATATAAAATCATTAATTGAAATTTTAAAGTCCGAAGGGGAACATGAAAGTCTTGCAGctaaactattttttttagaaaagCAAATTGAAGATGCTATAAACAAATCGCGTATATACGTggaaaaatgtaaattgTCGGATTCATTAATGAATGACTATCTAAAAGATAGTCAAATTTCGCATTATTACTATGAATTATTAGACAAAATTACATTGATAGCAAACAGACGATCTATTTTCATGTATAATTTCAATAACCTAAAATCTTTGGAAAcagtatataaatatcaaaaagAAGTATTAAACCGTTTTGTTAAAACACTAGGAAGCCTATTAATAGAAAAACCTGATCCAAATAACGatcaaatatttaaagatGATTTTGATGAATTTGATAAGCCAATACCCAAATCGAATTTCACAGAATTagaaacaaaattttttgaaatatttaaacaGAAATGGGATTCTTacgataatgaaaaaactCTTGGCAAAAATGGTAACCAAGATAATAATGTAAGCTTAATTTTACAGCACATGACAAAATTCAAAGACTTAATTGATACTATGGAATCTTACAAAACAAAGGATGTTCTTTCAAAAGAGGAAGTTTTGTCTAGAATCGATAcacatttaaataaaaaaaattataaagaaatagaaaatgGACTAAAGGAGTCttataaattaacaaaagaatggaaaaaattaaaacacgaaataaaaacaaaattagaAGAAGACAATGCAAAAGCTCTTCAATTGGAAACAGAAATTAAggatttatttaaaacatatttggAAATAAATGGTGAAGCCATACGTTTAAACACGTTAAAATTcgaattaaaagaaaaaattcaaaatatatctgacaaaaatgaatatgttaaaaaagCAATTGACTTAAAGAAGGTGGTAGAAAATAACAATGCATACATCGATGAATTAGCTAAAATCTCGCCATATCACGTTACggaatatgtaaataaaaaagataaaatatatagtacAATAAATTCAGAGTTATCTAAAATTTATCAAGGAGACCTTGATGCACTGTATAATCAATTGTCTTCGGTAGTTAAAGAAAATGCCATTGATAATACCGAAGACAAAACGGAActtgaaaatttaaaatcgaaaatacatgaagaatataataaaattcaaaCCATGGAAACTGAAGCagttaaattaaatttaagtACCATcgaaagtaaaaaaaatgagcTTTCGACTATTATTGcggaaatgaaaaaacatatatatgagaAACTTAACAATGAGCTAAATACTAAATTAGaagattttaaaaataaaaaaaatcagttgtcaaataatataagtgATTATTCTAATTACAACGACGAAttgaacaaatataaatctaAAATTTCAGAAATCAAAAATCAATATAATGATCAAAGCAATATAGACAATATAAAGGATGAAGACGCAAAACAAAACTATGAGCAATCCAAAGAATACGCCAAGACAATATCTGCCAAAGAAGACGAAATATCCAAAACcataaatgaaattaaacATATGAAAGGTgacatattaaataaagtgAATGTATTTGCtgatttagaaaataatcacaaagaaaaaattaacccACAGCACGAATCATTTGCTGAATtggtaaataaaataaaaagtgaaATTTCAGATGACCAATTGAATggttatgaaaaaaattttaatgataGTAAATCTTTAATtaatgaaacaaaaaagtCCATCGAAGAGGAATACCAAAACATGAATATTCTTAAGAAGGTAAATGGATATTTAAAAGTATGTAAAAATACGACAGAATCTATAGAAATTTTCCGTaataagcaaaaaaaattaaatgaaatgttaaatcaaaatatagaaaccataaaaaattgtaatttaATAGAAAAATCGTATACAAACAAATTTGGCAATACGCTAACAGATAAAAAGACagaattagaaaaaacaTTCACAGAATTGTCTTTAAGTAATTATGAAACGAGTAACAATgaattgataaaatattttaatgatttaaaacaaaatttaggAACATCTAAAGGAAAGACCCTATATCAACAATTCGCTGAAAACGAAAAGGCTACTAATGGTATCgagcaaaaaaatattaatgcaaataaaaatatttcaaatatcGAAATGGTAATCCATACATCAATTTATAACATTAGTGACGAgatagaaaaattaattggAACAAATATAGAACTcctaaataaagaaatactTAAGAAAGCAGAAACCAGTATAACcaattttaatgaaataaagcaaaaattaaagcattataattttgatgattttgcgaaagaagaaaataagaaatatgCTGATGAAATTaccaaaattaaaaatcaTATTAATACCTTAGATCAAAAAGTCGATCAAAACATACAGAAATTAacggaaataaaaaatcaatcAGAAAAGTATGCTGGTGAAAcaaaaatgcaaataacTACCTCAGAAGATGTAACAGATAAAACCAAATATAATAAGGATCCAAaggaaattgaaaaaaaaacacaaaataTAGTAACAAAAATcgataacaaaaaaaatatatatgataatatgaaaaaattattaaatgaaatagcagaaatagaaaaagataaaactTCGTTAGAagaagtaaaaaatataaatatgtcatatggaaaaagtttaaataaattatttttggaCAAAATTGAtgaagaaaagaaaaggtctgaaaatatgataaaatcaATGGAACAATGCAAAAAAGACTttgatgatataaaaaataaacaaaatatagcGGAAGAACAAACGCTTGATAGTCAATATTCCAAATTTAATGAACTTCACACCATTAGTCaggataatgaaaaatactTTTCCGATATTCGTGAAAAATCTTTAAAACTAACAGAAGAAAGTTATGAGaaatcaaatataaatgatattaaaaaaacgtTGCAAGCACATCTTTTAGACGCCCAAAAgcataataatgatataaatctTTATTTAAGTGAAATTACCAAcctatataatatttttaagttaaataatattcaaaatattattgatgAAGTAAAAGGatatacgaaaaaaattgaagaatataataaaaatgtaaaatcgGAATTAGATAAATCAGCAGCACTAATTAAAACCATCAAAGAAAACTCAAATTTAGAAACATGCAAATCGAAAATAGAAACAACTGTAGATGCTAAAGATGTTAATGAATGCATAAAGAATGTTACAgaatcaaaaaattatattttaaatgaagaATCTAACAACAACacctattttaaaaatgctaaagaaaataatgaaaatgtatcattactttttaaaaatatagaaatggCAAACAACAAAGCTCAGCACATATTGGAAACTAAAAAAGATAGTAACATTAGTAATAAggatgataatataaatgaattgAAGGCAAACATGGAGAAatctaaaaattataaagacGAATCTGATGAAAATGCAAAGCAAgcggaaaaaaataagaatcTGTTtgaacaatataaaaaagatgtTACTGAACTTTTAGATAAATATTCTAAATtagcaataaaaaataatgtcgCACAAACAAAGGAAGACTCAAATGTTATAATTAGTGAAATAAAGGAGTTACACAAACAAATTACTCTTCGAGCAAAAGAATCGGagcaaaaaattaacaacataaaagaagaaaaatttaGTATTGAAGACAACAGtgctaataataataaatccaATCAAGCAGCTATAGGTATTCAAACTTCTTTGGAAAAtcttgaaaataaattattaaaaataaccaatataaaaataaaaataaatgattgTTTAACAGAAACAGAAAGGATAGAGAAACAAATATCAAGTTCTTCCATAAATAGTCATGATACAGAATTAAGTAGCCTTAAGACATTTTTAGAATCCCTCAAagaccaaaaaaaaaatattgaagaGCAAAAAACAGAATTAGATAACCTTGATCCTGAAATTAAAAGTATAGAAAACGATGTTGATcaccataaaaaaaactacGAAATTGGAATtatcgaaaaaataaaagatactGCCACTACAAATAAAGATGAATTAGAATCAATAAAAACCTCAATAGAATCAACAATACAAAATGTAATATCATCTTTTAATGCAAATGATTTAGAGggtattaaaattaatgaaaacgtggaaaaatataatactgaaataaatgatatatatgaagaatttattaaatcatataatataatgacAGATTGTTTAGAAACTGTCTCAAAAGAATCCATAACATATGctcaaattaaaaacacaCGAATCACCGCACAAAATGAActcttaaaaattatagaaaacaaaaagaaatCTAATTCCTACTTagataatgtaaaaataaaagaagtTGATAGAATAATTActcattttaaaaacaaattagaTAATGTGAAGGATAAATTTACAAGCGAATATTCAAATATCAACAAAGGTTTCGAGGATATTTCAAAATCTATTGAAAATGTTAAAACCTCAACCGATGAgaattcattatttgacATACTAAAACAAACCAAAAATGCTTATATGGGCATGATTGgtaaaacatattatagCTATAAAGATGAAGccgaaaatatatttaaaaatatggttAAATTAGCACAatctttaaatattcaaatacaaaataattcaggcataaatttatttgacAATGTTAATATAGCTGTATTATCTAGCTTAAGTTCAGAAACAAAAGAcacattaaaatttattccaTCACCAGAGAATGAATCGGAAATGTATACGAAAATACGCAATTCTTATGATACTCTTCtcgatatatttaaaaaaagtcaAGATACACATAAAAAGGAACAAGAtactttaaatataatgaacaaaaaccaacatttatatgaaaaaatacatgCATCCAATGAATTAAAAGGTGCATTAAGtgatacaaaatataaaaaagaaaaaacattaaaCGATGTTAAACTAGTTTTACATAAATTTGATGAATTAAATCAATTAACATGTGATTCTCAAAATTATGACACTCTTTTAGAATTATCAAAtcaaaatcaaataaaaacacaAATTGACAATTATGAGCaggaaaaaagaaagttTGGAATGGATTTTAATGTAGCGACTGTGGAAGAAAAATTGGATAATATCATTAAATCTAtagaaaaattagaaaatgatCATGATTCTTCAGAAAAAAGTGACTCTAATATACAACCTAATGACCAATTAAACGAAATGactgaattatttaatactGAGGTCAAAATCATTGAGAACAAAATaatcgaaaaaaatggTTTAATTGATAAACTAACAAAAATGAGAAAGGAATGCCtacttttttcatatacaACATTAGTCGAGACTCTTAAAAGTAAAGTAAGTAATTACTCGGAATTTATAACATCGGCAactaaattttcaaaagaatatttagaatatattaataatagtaCTGATTCTTTAAATGATGATATCGATACAttacaaacaaaatataatttgaatcaaacaaataaacatatgGCAAGTAATATTGCCCATATTACGAACGATAACAATAGCTtaatagaaaaagaaaaagaagcTACTCAgacaattaataatttgacCAAGTTATTTACAATAGATTTCCAAAATGCGGATGCCAATATGTTATACAATAATAAGCTACAAATGACTTATTTCTATTCCCAACTTCAAAAGTCAATTGAATCCATAAAGCaattatatagaaaagTACGCGCCTTTAAActatcaaatatatatcttattaatgaaaaatattccgATGTATCCAAacaatttgataatattttacagttacagaaaaataaattaacagaaaatttaaataatttaaaagaaattgaACAATATGTTtctgataaaaaaagaattttcctttatacagcaaatgaaaatacagATTTCAATACGCTTAAAGAAGTATATGATAATATCATTAGTCTTGAAAACAAAGCCAATGATATTGAAAaagttaataataaagaaaatgaaaatataatgctaTACACAGATACAATTACCAAATTAACAGAAAAAATACAAGATAtcttaaattttgttacaactcatgaaaatgataataatataatcaaGCAACATATTCAAGACattgatgaaaatgatgtatcaaaaattaaagaaattCTAAAAACCACAATACAATCATTTCAGcaaattcaaaataaaataaatgaaatcaAAGACCAATTTTATggtaataacaatataaatagtatTATAATTACCATATCACAAAATGcaaattatgtaaaaacACTATTTTCTAAGGATTTAACTATAGAAAACGAACTCAcgaaaatacaaaatcgcttagaaaataataaaaatgctgCTTTTGAAAACAGAAGCGAGCAAATAGCCAAATATGTCAATACTATACACAATTATGTTGAGCAAcaatttaacaaaattgaaaataatccAAATCAAAACGAAATAAACAGTACAATGGAAAATATAcgaaattataataacaaatcCAAAGTAAAATTACAACAAATTTCAAATTACATAAACGAATATGCATCAATAATCACAGAGATTACTAACCTTATTGCTTTAATTAAATCCAAGTATGGTAATAATAGTATCTCATATAAGCTTGCCATTAAGCATGAAAAGGATGccaaaaacatatttagtgatttaaataaaagtcAACATATCCTTACCCaatcaataaataaaaataacaatagtATAGAAGATTTaggatataaaaaacaaggCATTCACAATAACAACAATTTACATACTATTAATAAGCACCAAGAAATATcgcaaataaaatatcctaataatacataccataatgataatgatgatgcaaaatataaaaattatcatcaCTCAAATTCCGATAAAACAGGTTCCTCTAAAACAAAACGTTCAGGAGATTCTATTAAATATGCAGGAACAATTGCAGTTGGTTTAGTAGCGTGCTATGCAATTGCAAACTTCAACAAAAAAGATGATACAAATGACGTGGAtttagaaaatgatgaGGGTTTTTGTCATGAAGCGGAAAGTAAGTATTTTGAAAGAGAGGACGAAGttatagaaataaatatgaatgaaGATTAttga